The following nucleotide sequence is from Zea mays cultivar B73 chromosome 1, Zm-B73-REFERENCE-NAM-5.0, whole genome shotgun sequence.
caagagctcaaaagaacacaacaaatctctctcactaatcactaaagccttgtgtggaattgggagaggatttgatcactttggtgtgtcttgtattgaatgcttagctcttgtaagtagttggaaggtggaaaacttggatgacttgaatgtggggtggttggggtatttataaccccaaccaccaaactagccgtttggtgaaggctgctgtcgacgggcgcaccggacagtgtccggtgcgccagccacgtcacccggccgttagggttcgactgttggagctctgactggtggggtcgcctggctgtccggtggtgcaccggacatgtactatagATTGTCTAGTGCgcctcccgcgcgtgctctgactctggcgcgcactgtagcgcattaaatgcctctgcaggtgaccgttggcaccgTAGTAGTCGTTgcttccgctggcacaccggacagtccggtggctcaccagacagtccagtgaattatagcggagcacccttggaaattcccgaaggtagcgagtttggcttcgaccgccctggtgcaccggacactgtccggtggcacaccggacagtccggtgcgccagaccagggtgccttctgggttgtcttttgctctattgtttgaacccttttcttggtctctttattgacttattgtgaacctttggcacctgtagaacttatagactagagcaaactagttagtccaattatttgtgttgggcaattcaaccaccaaaatcaattaggaaataggtgtaagcctaattccctttcaattctattaagcacttgggtgtttgagcacatggaaatgtctacaatatgtcttggtatgttgcttgggatcCCACACCTTTAAATggtcggttgggtgaagtatatataggctccaactcaaatatagccgttggaggAAAGTTGCAGCTctttggtacaccggacagtccggtgccctatcCGGTGCATCACTAGCCGTTTAATATGTCAGGTGACCATTGGCATTATCAGCcttgcaccggacagtttggtgtcacaccggacagtccgggctCTCCTACATAGTGCCACCAAGAACTAACTAGTAGGCTACTGCtccccggtgcaccggacagttcggtgctctcAGCCGGACGGTCCATCAGTGGCAACACTTTTCTTCAcgtcttggactttgcttgatacttgttgatctttaGTTAtggtcttcttaatgtcttcttttgaggtgttgcttcctcaatgccttagtccaagttactttagcatcctatgaactacaaacatacacactagcaaacacattagtccacaggttatgttgatcataaaacaccaaaatcacttataCAAATGGTTCGGGGTCCATTTTTCTTATAGGTGAGGTCGGGGagtctctggcggtcacgtcaatGTGCGAGTTGGCATTGATGGTGACCGGAGGTGTCTTGACCACGAGTTCGGGCGGCGGTGCTCGTCGGTggcgcctgctccggccaaacaatggcggtagagttcaatcagACCGCATAGGAAGCTTCACTGGGTGGTAGGGGGTCTGTGTATGCATGGAATCGAAGAATGGCTCGCAGGATTACCTAGGCCACGTGCGCCGGCAGGtgggcgaagtccggcgagggtgattaTGCTTTTCCGGTGAGGTAGTGTTCGATCTAAGGGTTTGAGAGCTTCACTGGACTCTAGGGAAGCCAATGGTGAAGCTTTATTGGGTGGAGAGGGGATGGGGTGGTCGGACCACGATGTCCGAGACTCGGGCGAGCTTGTGGGCGGCGCTAGGCTCGGGTCTCAGGCGATCACCGGCGTTCAGACTTGGCAAGGGTGCGAGGCATGCAGGAGAGCAAGGCCAAGGGGTTGGGCTATCTTATAGGTGAAGGCGTGGGCATGGGCGTGGGCGCGGGGTTGGACGTGCGTTCGTGCCGACCAACGCTTTGGGCGTGCGAGGGCATGGCCAGGGCGCGTTCACGAGTGCCATCCGAGGTCGACACGTGGAGGTTTACTTCTGCCCTTGTCCAAGCACCTGTTTGGTCGCCTTAACATGCAAATCTTGGCAAGGACCCCTTGTAAGGTTTCTTCCCTAtgccaaatcctatcttttctaTGTGAGTCCCGGGTGTAGATATGCTTGGGTCTTGGAGAAAAGGCTGTGCCAAGTCAGGTCTGTCCCTCaacccaaaccgagacaaaaagtTAGGCCAAATCGTGTCAAACGATTTTGTTttggtttcaaacttttccaggatgtgCCTAGGGtagtttggcgccactttgtccattGAGCTATGTGATTTTAAGTTTTGGAACTAGGTGAACACGATTGGTCTTTGAAAAGGGTTGAAAATGAACTTAGAGAAAAGCTGATTTTTCCTTTGAGCCCTCCACTTTCTTGTAGGTATTTTGTTACTATTTCTTGTAGGTATTTTGGTGAGCTACAACTTTTGTAAATAGTCCAAGTCATAATAATGTTATTTACATTGCCTTCTCACTTATTTTCTTTTGGTGCTCTATTTGTTTAAAGTGGGTAGATTTAGGGTTTAaacatttctcccctttttatgtGCATGAAAAAACCAAGGTAGGTATTCTAAGATGATTAACACTTAATTAAAACCTTAGGTCCTCAAGTTTGATGTCTCTTGCTTAACTAACCATGTGATAACAGGCAAATGGTGTGAGAGCTTTAGTAGGAACCCTgagtaacacttggggtgttacaactGTACTCTTGAGCGAAACATGCTACGACAAAGCGCGCATCAGAAGAGTACAAAGGAAACAAACAACGGCCTAAGAGCAACATAATGAGCTGGCTCGAGCACGACACGATTAGAATTAAATCAAGTGGTGGTATACATGCGATTTGAATTGTGATTTGTTATGAGATTAGATATAATAAATCTACTCTATATTGATATGGATGTTCATATTTTAAAATTATATGTAATCTAAAAAATGTTATAGATCTTTTCAGCTCTTAAGTAAAAGTGATTGGACTGGACACGACACTATAGAATGCATATGATGGGACAGACACAACACTATATAATGGATATGATGGGGACTGATGGATAAACACTATGTTGCCTCCGCCCGAGTGCTGTGACTAATAATGCTAGTGCTCAGCCTACTTGGCATCTATAGATGTGATATTCAAACACATTCTTGATATATTTATTATACATATTTGATAACAACTcataaaatatataaatataataTGCAACGTGGTTGGAGCAAGACACATTCTTTGGAGCTTGTTGTTGTTTTCCTTCGCCGGTGAATTTCTTGTTAAGGCCTAGTTTGGAAACCTCGTTTCGCCAAGTGTTTTTCATTTTCCCaaaagaaattagttcattttcccttgaaaAATTAGAAATCCCATGGAAAAATGTGGatgtcaaactagccctaaaagagAACAGAAAAACAATAAACTGTATCAGTCGAATAAAATAAAATGAAACGGATTGAAATGGCAAACTTCTTGGTGAAAGCAAGAACATATCAAAACATCCTGAAACATAAGAGAATAAAAAATAAAGCACATTGGAAATCTGACAAAAATGTGTTATGGTGATCGTCCAGAAAATCAACCATATGCCAACAAGCCTGGAGATGATAGGGCATTTCATTCGGTGGACAAAAATAAGGTTTGGTCACTGCGACGCCGTAAATAAAGTACATCAAGCATTGTACTGATAGTGACGCCCGGTGCTGCAACTACCCTGTCATACAATCAATAAGGTGTTCGTCTACCATCCAACGATACAGCACTTGCGAATACTCCAAACGAACTATGCAGGTCTGGCCAACTCTTCCCGGCATATGCTCACAAGTTTGGGAACTTCGTACTGTACTCCAGAGCGGACTGgtcagaaaataaaaaggaatgtTTTTTTTAAAATCCAATAAAAATAGGAACAAGTTATCCATTAAGAAACAAAACGTCTGGAATTCAAGATCGCATTACCATAAATGTCGCTGTAATCATCTTCCCAGCGAACCATCTTCCGTGAAGGGCATTTTGGGCCTTTGCTGCTGCAGTCACGCTATCGAACTGCAGATACACAAAGCCTGCAGTATTTCTGCTCCAACAACAACAGAAGTGACATGTTAGTTGATCGAAAGTTGAGAACTAAAAACACGGCCACATAAAATAAAGAAATGCACTATCAAAAGTCCAGAACCAAAGTAAGCGCCATTAGAAAAAGGAACAGAGTAAAATGCATCAGATTTTAAAGAAACATGACTCAAATTAGGAACAGATAGAAGATAATAAGATATATATAATTGAGTTGATTAAGTAGATCAAAGTCACATTACACTACTATTGTAGGACAGCCAAGACAAATTCCACTCCCTGCGTCCAAATTATAGTTGACTTGTCCTAAGTCAATCTTTTCTAACGTCGACCCAGTTTTTAAAAAAATATAGTAACATCTACAAGTTTAAATAAATGCACTATCAAAAGATATTTCATGGAGAACTTAGGGAAACTAATTTGATGTTGCATATGCAGGTGGATTCTTCTATAAACTTAAATAAGTTGGACTTGGGGGAAAGCCAAGGTGAACTATTATTTTAAACGGAAGGAATATGAACAATGGGAAAGCTTACTTGTCAACAAAAATATGCTTCACTGCACCAAACTTGGAACACTCATCTTGGACATCATCTCGAATATCCAAGTCAAAATCAGGATCTGtctgaaaaaagaaaaagaaaaacttctGATCAGTCAGGTTAGCAAGCTGCAGATGAGTGACTAATAGTAGTATCAAGTATCATCAAAACAAAGGTAATAAGTATTAAGTAATACAAATGCCAAGCAAGATAAATTTGaatcaaccaaacaaaaaaaatcGTCACACCCACAGCATGCCTAAAACACTTGCAGAAGAGGAATACCTCCAATGCTGGGTCAAACATGTTTTTAAGCAACAAGAATTCTGTAGGTGTAGACATGGTCACATTCTGAGTGGTAACAGGAAGCACAGGTGCCCCAGGAACTGATCCAACAGCAGCAACTGTTGGTGGTAGAAGAGAAGCAGCTCCTGGAGCCCCAATAACAGAAGTAGCTGGTACAGCCACACCAGCAGCACCAATACCACGAGTTAAGCTGTAGATAATAACCAAGAGAAGTCAACAAAACAAAAACAGCAAATTATTTAGTATAACTATATCTGAGGCAACCACAACTCTGTCGATAATAAAATAAGCTCCATAAGGGATGAACTTCACAATCAACATCCAggaaaaataaatcctgatgctaATATGTATCAGTCAAATAGGCTTCGGTACAAAACAATGATCCCAATATGCTTTAATTAGCAAATTCATAAAGGACTTTCACTCTATTTATCTAATTCTTCAAAGCATTGAAACCCCATCTCCAATGGTATGTTGGAGGTGACAGCAATCTGTGGACGATCACTGAATAACACCATAGGACATAAGCTAGAGGTGTGCAGTGCAACCTTGTTAACCTGGTTTTAGTATAGCTTCACAAATTGACAAAAGATTTTAATATACTATTGAAAATTAACCCTAGTTAAAGAAGCTAACAGCCGAAGGAAATCAGGAATGAAGGCAAATTGATTGAGTCATGCGATGTGCACTCTGTTAGGAAAGACTAACAAATACCTGGTCGCAGTACCACTCCTGTCCAATTTGAGCATTAGAGCAGCTCTGGAACTTGCATTTAGTGCCTGCACATGTTTAACAAATGCATCAAATAGAGCAAAATCTTCCAGCAAGAAGCATTGATGTATGTAGGATGACTGGTAGGGCATCCCATTCCCCAGTTTTCACCTATAGCATAATGCATTAATGCCAAACTACCAAGTGAAGTGGTAACATTAAAACAGTTTAGATGCTATAAAGGTCTGAATGACGAAAAAAATCAAGGTGAATGTAAGTATTCATACGTTTAGCCCCATACATTCATTTCCAGAACATTGCCAATTATTCAAGATACGGCAGAATACAAACAGCACAATTTATATGAATCCAGCTATGATATGCAACCAGGCCCAGCTGTTCTCCTTTTCTGACATGTAGCTTGCAAATTATAGTAATATAGAAGATAAAATAATATGAAATTCTTATGAGTAGAAGTAGTCACAAACATGATTCCACTATGTACATTCTAGCTTTCCTATCCTATCATATACAACTCGGCAAGTCCTTTCAATGTGAAACCCTTCTATCCAAAGGGCTAAGAACATTACATATCTTGATAGTTGCATAATGCTTCAGAAAAAATAAATCATATCAACATATTTTTtgtaagattattgtatgtgtaaCGGAACCTCCGAAAATTGTGAAGGTTCTGTTTGTAATATATGTGCAAGGTTAAATCCTCTGTTTTGCCAGTTTGCCCAAAAATCGAAGTACAAAAACTTAGAAAAGGCATAGAAATCCCAGTTTATAAGGTTATCCAACATGTTGAACCAAATAAGTTGACCCACCAAGCCTCCACCTTCATCGTCATCTAAATCTCCAGTAGTTGCTCCACTAGCTTGCATTCCCACATGATCGGTAACAGCTGAAACCTGGTTATGGGGAAAAACAATGATCTTAATTGGATGGACTATTGTCAACCATGTATATCTGTTCCATAAACCACATGACTGCTAGAAATGCTACCTTAATAACTCTGCCAGCGATATCAAGCTGCCCATTCAAGCTCTGTGCAGCTTTTGCATCTTCAAGCCGTGCAAACTGCATGGCACAACATAGTAAGAATAAACACAGACATGGTCAGTGGTGGAGCTTCAGGGAAAAAACTTACCTGAATAAAACCATAACCTTTGCACAATCCAGTCATTGGATCTACAGGAAGCTGTACAAGCTCTACTTGCCCAAATGGTTCAAATACCTGGAGACAGAAATTTATCATCACACACAATGGATAGTGAGGAACTAAATACAAGTAGCAGTCATTCAGTCATTCCTATTCGGACATAATAAAAGGCATCCTTAACTAGAACATGATTATAAAATATTGACTTCGAGAACTGAGTCTCCACAAAAcaaaatgcacaaacaaacaaaactaTTTTGTTACTTGTTTTGGTCACATAAAATTTTAGGCACCACAAGTAAAAACCCTGTAACTCACGTGACCAACTGAAGCCCAAcaggtactccctccgtttctttttatt
It contains:
- the LOC100274411 gene encoding splicing factor CC1-like isoform X2; translated protein: MSVPMAIALSGQPLLGQAVMVKPSEAEKNLVQSNATSGGAASGGARKLYVGNLHSNITEDQLRQVFEPFGQVELVQLPVDPMTGLCKGYGFIQFARLEDAKAAQSLNGQLDIAGRVIKVSAVTDHVGMQASGATTGDLDDDEGGGLALNASSRAALMLKLDRSGTATSLTRGIGAAGVAVPATSVIGAPGAASLLPPTVAAVGSVPGAPVLPVTTQNVTMSTPTEFLLLKNMFDPALETDPDFDLDIRDDVQDECSKFGAVKHIFVDKNTAGFVYLQFDSVTAAAKAQNALHGRWFAGKMITATFMSALEYSTKFPNL
- the LOC100274411 gene encoding splicing factor CC1-like isoform X1, producing MDRNSRRSKGVGYIEFYDVMSVPMAIALSGQPLLGQAVMVKPSEAEKNLVQSNATSGGAASGGARKLYVGNLHSNITEDQLRQVFEPFGQVELVQLPVDPMTGLCKGYGFIQFARLEDAKAAQSLNGQLDIAGRVIKVSAVTDHVGMQASGATTGDLDDDEGGGLALNASSRAALMLKLDRSGTATSLTRGIGAAGVAVPATSVIGAPGAASLLPPTVAAVGSVPGAPVLPVTTQNVTMSTPTEFLLLKNMFDPALETDPDFDLDIRDDVQDECSKFGAVKHIFVDKNTAGFVYLQFDSVTAAAKAQNALHGRWFAGKMITATFMSALEYSTKFPNL